A region of Dehalococcoidia bacterium DNA encodes the following proteins:
- the sucD gene encoding succinate--CoA ligase subunit alpha, with translation MAILVDETTRVVVQGITGREGGFHAERCMEYGTKVVAGVTPGRGGTFFKETVPVFDTVEEAVRQTGANTSLIFVPAPFAPDAIVEAATAGVRLVICITEGVPVLDMVRIVRWLADKPVRLIGPNCPGLITPRTRTKVGIMPGAIHRPGKVGVVSRSGTLTYEAVMQLTSLGIGQSTCVGIGGDPISGTTFVDVLRMFNDDPETEAVVLIGEIGGTKEQEAAEFIKREMRKPVAAFVVGATAPPGKRMGHAGAIITGQSATAVAKIQALREAGCWIIPTPADIGAVTQRMLREAGIKV, from the coding sequence ATGGCCATCCTGGTAGACGAAACCACCCGCGTCGTCGTGCAGGGCATTACGGGGCGGGAGGGGGGATTCCACGCCGAGCGGTGTATGGAGTATGGCACCAAAGTGGTGGCAGGTGTCACGCCTGGGCGGGGGGGCACCTTCTTCAAGGAGACGGTGCCCGTCTTTGATACGGTGGAGGAGGCGGTCCGCCAGACGGGGGCCAACACCTCCCTCATCTTCGTGCCCGCCCCCTTCGCCCCTGACGCCATTGTGGAGGCGGCCACCGCAGGGGTGCGCCTGGTCATCTGCATCACTGAAGGGGTGCCCGTGTTGGACATGGTGCGCATCGTCCGCTGGCTGGCCGACAAGCCCGTGCGCCTCATCGGCCCCAACTGCCCCGGCCTTATCACCCCCCGCACCCGTACCAAGGTGGGCATTATGCCCGGGGCCATCCACCGCCCGGGCAAGGTGGGGGTGGTCTCCCGCTCGGGCACCCTCACCTACGAGGCGGTGATGCAGTTGACCAGCCTGGGCATTGGGCAGTCCACCTGCGTGGGCATCGGGGGCGACCCCATCAGCGGGACGACTTTCGTGGATGTCCTGCGCATGTTCAACGACGACCCCGAGACGGAGGCGGTGGTGCTCATCGGGGAAATCGGGGGCACCAAGGAGCAGGAGGCGGCGGAGTTCATCAAGCGGGAGATGCGCAAGCCGGTGGCTGCCTTCGTGGTGGGGGCGACGGCTCCGCCCGGCAAGCGCATGGGGCATGCGGGGGCCATCATCACGGGCCAGTCGGCCACGGCGGTGGCCAAGATCCAGGCTCTGCGGGAGGCGGGGTGTTGGATCATCCCCACGCCCGCCGACATCGGGGCCGTTACCCAGCGCATGCTGAGGGAGGCGGGGATAAAGGTATAG
- a CDS encoding helix-turn-helix domain-containing protein — MTRRGLPLLDVLPEYYPYRDEGCEVSPACLQCPLPQCKYDDPEGYRRWLAQQREARDRQIWEVRQREGLTVPQLAQRFGVSQRTVFRALARWRGSIPLSPPPSACAG, encoded by the coding sequence ATGACGCGGCGGGGTTTGCCTTTGCTGGATGTGCTTCCCGAGTATTACCCCTATCGGGATGAGGGGTGCGAGGTGTCGCCGGCGTGTCTGCAGTGCCCCCTGCCCCAGTGCAAGTATGACGACCCGGAGGGGTATCGGCGGTGGCTGGCCCAGCAGCGGGAGGCGCGGGACCGGCAGATTTGGGAGGTGCGTCAGCGGGAGGGGCTCACGGTGCCCCAACTGGCCCAGCGCTTTGGAGTGAGCCAGCGCACCGTCTTCCGGGCGCTGGCGCGCTGGAGGGGGTCTATACCTTTATCCCCGCCTCCCTCAGCATGCGCTGGGTAA